The DNA window TGCAAAGTATCCTGGGCAAGATCTCCGTCTACAATAATTCTTCGAATATGCCAATATAATCTGCTTTGATAGGCATCCATCAAGGCACGGACACCTTTATCCTGGGTCCGTGGATTCTGCATCAACGAAATAATTTCCGCGTCCTTAATCTTCATAAATGCCTTTCACTGTTTTAGATTACAAAAATAACCGAAAGTTAAATTATTCAATCACTTTTTAATTTAAATATTAAAAATAATATGAGATAGTTACGCAATAAGCGTGCCTAGGCAAAAGTTGAGATTGATACCACCCCTCTCGTTTTTAAACTCGACTTAAAATCTTATATTTGTTAGATGCAAATTGTAATTATCGGTTCCGGAAATGTTGCCTATCATATGGCCAAAGCTTTCACTCAGAAAGGCATTCCTTTGACCCAGATTTTTGGAAGGAACGAAAAAGAATTGAATAAAATTTCTGAAGAACTCAACATCCCATACTCCACCGAAAATTTGGAAGATGCAGATCTATACATCATCTGTGTGAGTGATCATTCTGTAGAGAAAGTTTCTAAGATCATTACTAAGAAAAACTGTCTGGTAGCCCACACTTCAGGCTCTCTTCCCAAAGAAATCCTGGCAGGCGAATATAGAAAAGCAAGTTTTTATCCCTTACAGACATTTTCCAAATCAAAAGAGCTGGACTATGAAAAAATTCCGTTCTTCATTGAGACGGAGAATGAAAATGATAAAAAGGTTTTATTTGAGCTGGCTTCCGAAATTTCAAAAAATGTCATGGAAAGCAATCATGAAAAAAGAAAATACATTCACCTGACGGCTGTTTTTGCCTGCAATTTTGTGAACCACCTTTTTTCAAGAGCGAAAGAAATTTCAGATTCTCAGGATATTCCGTTTGATTATTTTTTACCCTTAATTGATGAAACGGTTCAGAAGATTTATGAAATTGAGCCTAAATTAGCGCAAACCGGTCCTGCGGTAAGAAATGACGTTAGGGTTTTACAGTTGCATGAACAGTTATTAAAAGGCGAAAGTCTTGATATTTATAAAGTAATGAATCATTCTATTCAGAAAATGTATGAGCTATAAAGAGAAATTAAAAGATATTAAAGCATTTGTATTTGATGTTGATGGAGTTTTCACAGACGGGAGTGTTTATCTTTTACCCGGAGGAAACATGTGCAGAGTAATGAATGTGCTGGATGGCTATGCAGTAGTTAAAGCATTAAAAAACAATTATTTAATAGGTGTAATCACCGGTGGAAACGATGACATGGTAAAACATAGAATCAATTACCTTGGAATACAGGATTATTATCCGAAATCTCATAATAAAATTGAAGATTTTGAAGATTTCAAAAAGAAGTATAATCTTAAAAATGAAGAGATTCTGACGATGGGAGATGATCTCCCGGATATTCATATCATGGAAAGTTCAGCGATTGCAGCATGTCCTGAAAATGCGGTACCGGAAGTTAAAGGAATTTCAGACTATATCTCTCCTAAAATGGGCGGAAGCGGAGCAGTACGTGATGTGATTGAACAGGTAATGAAAGTTCAGGGGAACTGGCATGATGATAATACTCAATCTGTATAAACGATCATGATGAAATTACTTTTAGCCTCACAATCACCAAGAAGAAAAGAACTGCTTTCAAGCCTTGGATTTGCATTCAAAGTGGTCAAAATTGACTGTGAAGAGATTATCCCGGAGCATTTGAAAATAGAGGAAGCGGCCGCTTATTTATCTGAATTAAAAGCAGATGCCTTCAGAAACTTGGTAGACGACGAAGTTTTACTGACAGCAGATACTGTAGTTGCCATTGATAATCAAATCCTTGGAAAACCAAAAGATAAAGAGGACGCTCAAAATATGCTTCGCCGTCTTTCCGGAAAAACACATCAGGTGTATACAGGAATTACGATTAAAACAGCGGATAAAATCTATACGGAGACCGACGTTGCAGACGTAACATTTGATGAAATTACCGATGAAGAAATAGAGTATTATATTCAAAATTATAAGCCGTTTGATAAAGCCGGAAGCTATGGCATCCAGGAATGGCTGGGAATGGCCAAGATTAAGACGATGACTGGAAGTTTTTACACGATTATGGGACTTCCTACTCATCTTGTGTACAAAATTTTGAAAGAAATATAAATATTATTCATTATAAAATTTTATTATTTTTACAAAATCATCAAACCTGCTGATAATAAAAAGCAGATTAGCGAGTTATATTGAATAATGAAAAAGAATATTTTGTTCCTTCTGGTCATATGTATTGTTGCTTCCTGTGCTACCAAAACAAAGAAGCCGGAACAGCGATCCAAGCTGCTAAAAGGATTTTCCACATATTATAACACTCTGTTTAATGCTAAAGACGCATTAAACAGTGAGTTTACGAACCGTGATAAAGGACATAAGGACAATTTTTATGCTCCTTATATCTCTATTCTCACCTTTGAGGAGCAACCTTTAGGAAGTGATCTGGGTCAGTCTGCTGCATTTGCCGAAAACTCCATGAAGATGGGCGAGGTGGTCAACAGGCCTTCGGGAAGAGGTAATTCCGGCATTCCGGGTATGCCCAATATACCTGGCCAGGGAAATAATAACTCCGGAAAACAAGAAGGAGATCAAGGTCCGGCGAAAGGAGCGACCACCCTTGAAATTGCAGAAGCTAAGGCCTTAAAAGCTATTAATAAGTATTCTGTTACGAGAAACGGGGAAGAGAAAAATAAGCAGATCTTTGATGCTTATATTATTCTGGCTCAATCAAGAATCTATCAGAACAAGCCTTTGGAAGCATTGGATGCCCTTAATTATGTTTTCACTCATATGAAAGATGATAAAAGAGTACCATTGGCAAGAATATATCAGGGAGTGGCTTACGATAAAATTAAAGATTATCACAGAGCCCATGAAACTTTTGCCAAGCTGAAAGGAGAGGACATCAATAAAAGCTACGGAAAGCTCCTGAGCATCTATTATTCTGAGTCTTTGCTGGATGCAGGAAAAAAAGAAGAGGCTGCCAAAGAACTTGATGTAGCTTATGAATTGAATTCCGACAGGAAACTGAAAAGCAGAATTGCTTATTTAAGAGGGCAGGTACTGGAAAATCTCGGACAGGTTGATAAAGCCAGAGAAAGCTACACCAATGCCTACAAATATGCCAATGATTTTGAATTTGAAGTAAAATCCCAAATTGCTATTGCCAAAACTTTTAACGGAAAAGGGGATTACAACGGGGCTAAAAATTACCTGGAAGGAATCAGTAAAAAAGGAACTTACGCTTCAAGAAAAAATGAGTTTTACTATGCTTTGGGTTTAATGGCTAATAAAGCCGGTAAAAAGGACGAAGCACAGCAGTTTTTCAGAAAGTCTTTATTTGAGAAAGTATCTGATCCTCAGATTCGTGGATTGGCGTATTATGAAATAGGGAAGAGCTATCTGGAGAAGAATGACTACATCGGGGCCGGAGCATATTATGACTCTGCACTTGTAGTAATGACCTACGAGCCGTCTAAAATTCTACTTAAAGACCAATCTGCCTACATCAAAAAAATCTCAAAAAATTACTACTTGATCAAAAAGAACGACAGTATCCTTTCTTTAGCAAAAATGAATGATGCTCAAAGAACTGATTTCTTTAGCAAGCATATTGCAAAACTTAAAATCAAGGAAGAGAAAGAAGAACTGGAGAGAAAACGTGCTGAAAGGAACAAAGGATTCGATACGGGAGATTATAATGCCAATTCAATTTTTGCCAATAGTGCCAATTCTTTCGAGGATTTCGGAGTGACTACCAAAGGATTTTATTTCAGTAATACCGGAACGGTAAGCAAAGGATCATCTTCGTTTAAGCAGGTCTGGGGCGAAAGAGCTCTTTCTGATAACTGGCGTTATTCTAAAAAAATGGCTTCTATTGAGGATATGAAAAATGAAGCATTGGGAGTAACTTCTGCACCGAACCCAAGACGTTTTGAACCAGCGTTTTATATAGAACAGATACCTACAGATCAGGGGAAATTATCCCAGTTAAAAAAGGATAGAGATACGGCTTCATTAGGGCTGGGTATGATGTACCAGAACTATTTTACCAATACTCCTTTAGCTACCAAAACATTGTATGATCTTGTAGAGGTAAAACCG is part of the Chryseobacterium lactis genome and encodes:
- a CDS encoding Rossmann-like and DUF2520 domain-containing protein, whose protein sequence is MQIVIIGSGNVAYHMAKAFTQKGIPLTQIFGRNEKELNKISEELNIPYSTENLEDADLYIICVSDHSVEKVSKIITKKNCLVAHTSGSLPKEILAGEYRKASFYPLQTFSKSKELDYEKIPFFIETENENDKKVLFELASEISKNVMESNHEKRKYIHLTAVFACNFVNHLFSRAKEISDSQDIPFDYFLPLIDETVQKIYEIEPKLAQTGPAVRNDVRVLQLHEQLLKGESLDIYKVMNHSIQKMYEL
- a CDS encoding KdsC family phosphatase gives rise to the protein MSYKEKLKDIKAFVFDVDGVFTDGSVYLLPGGNMCRVMNVLDGYAVVKALKNNYLIGVITGGNDDMVKHRINYLGIQDYYPKSHNKIEDFEDFKKKYNLKNEEILTMGDDLPDIHIMESSAIAACPENAVPEVKGISDYISPKMGGSGAVRDVIEQVMKVQGNWHDDNTQSV
- a CDS encoding Maf family protein, translating into MKLLLASQSPRRKELLSSLGFAFKVVKIDCEEIIPEHLKIEEAAAYLSELKADAFRNLVDDEVLLTADTVVAIDNQILGKPKDKEDAQNMLRRLSGKTHQVYTGITIKTADKIYTETDVADVTFDEITDEEIEYYIQNYKPFDKAGSYGIQEWLGMAKIKTMTGSFYTIMGLPTHLVYKILKEI
- the porW gene encoding type IX secretion system periplasmic lipoprotein PorW/SprE — translated: MKKNILFLLVICIVASCATKTKKPEQRSKLLKGFSTYYNTLFNAKDALNSEFTNRDKGHKDNFYAPYISILTFEEQPLGSDLGQSAAFAENSMKMGEVVNRPSGRGNSGIPGMPNIPGQGNNNSGKQEGDQGPAKGATTLEIAEAKALKAINKYSVTRNGEEKNKQIFDAYIILAQSRIYQNKPLEALDALNYVFTHMKDDKRVPLARIYQGVAYDKIKDYHRAHETFAKLKGEDINKSYGKLLSIYYSESLLDAGKKEEAAKELDVAYELNSDRKLKSRIAYLRGQVLENLGQVDKARESYTNAYKYANDFEFEVKSQIAIAKTFNGKGDYNGAKNYLEGISKKGTYASRKNEFYYALGLMANKAGKKDEAQQFFRKSLFEKVSDPQIRGLAYYEIGKSYLEKNDYIGAGAYYDSALVVMTYEPSKILLKDQSAYIKKISKNYYLIKKNDSILSLAKMNDAQRTDFFSKHIAKLKIKEEKEELERKRAERNKGFDTGDYNANSIFANSANSFEDFGVTTKGFYFSNTGTVSKGSSSFKQVWGERALSDNWRYSKKMASIEDMKNEALGVTSAPNPRRFEPAFYIEQIPTDQGKLSQLKKDRDTASLGLGMMYQNYFTNTPLATKTLYDLVEVKPEEKVMLQALYEIFAMNYEKTPQAADRAKQILLTDYPYTSYAEFARNPKNNSFVKSTADVENEYKKAYALYESEKFGESKQVIDETLQKFPKDALVPKLYLLNAFNAGKSSGKEVMILQLEQIALNYSKTQEGVRAKEMLNYLKSDLGFQATDNKGNAIPQQPGVPVQPNNQNQQLNNNNSPMMNNKQATDLQMIDPTQQQPNSSNNQQQKLKKLNNSNAPAKPQ